A genomic window from Sphingobacterium sp. BN32 includes:
- the mtaB gene encoding tRNA (N(6)-L-threonylcarbamoyladenosine(37)-C(2))-methylthiotransferase MtaB, whose product MGKKVAFYTLGCKLNFSETSSIGRIFKDAGYETTPFNSRADVYVINTCSVTDHADRKCRKVVKEALKYSPNAYITIVGCYAQLKPKEISDIPGVDMVLGAAEKFNILEHINDLTKNEKAVVHNAPIDETNQFVSAFSIGDRTRTFLKVQDGCDYSCTFCTIPLARGASRSGKIEDIVKQAEEIAASGVKEIVLTGVNIGDFGVRDGKRQDRFVDLVKALDEVEGIDRIRISSIEPNLLTNEIIEFVAQSKRFVPHFHMPLQSGNNAVLAKMRRRYKRELYNERVAKIKSLMPDCCIGVDVIVGFPGETREDFIDTYNFLNEMDISYLHVFTYSERENTIAAQMEGAVPGAQRSDRSKMLHILSEKKRRAFYESQLGKTDMVLFEGDEKEGYMHAFSRNYVKVRTPYDPLLVNEVVPVKFISIAENGDVDIEEIPELLLH is encoded by the coding sequence ATGGGAAAAAAAGTTGCTTTCTATACACTGGGCTGTAAGCTGAATTTTTCAGAAACATCGTCCATCGGTCGAATCTTTAAGGATGCAGGCTACGAGACTACGCCATTTAATAGTCGAGCGGACGTGTATGTCATCAATACATGTTCGGTAACGGATCATGCAGACCGTAAGTGTAGAAAGGTTGTTAAAGAAGCATTAAAATACTCGCCAAACGCCTATATCACAATTGTAGGTTGCTATGCGCAATTGAAACCGAAGGAAATCTCCGATATCCCAGGTGTGGATATGGTATTAGGTGCGGCAGAGAAATTCAATATTCTAGAGCATATTAATGACCTGACGAAGAACGAAAAGGCAGTTGTGCACAATGCCCCAATTGATGAAACCAACCAATTTGTTTCGGCCTTCTCGATAGGTGACAGAACGCGCACCTTCCTGAAGGTTCAAGACGGTTGCGACTATTCTTGTACCTTCTGTACCATTCCATTGGCTCGTGGTGCTAGTCGTTCGGGTAAGATCGAAGATATCGTCAAGCAAGCGGAAGAAATAGCTGCGTCCGGGGTTAAAGAAATCGTGCTAACAGGCGTCAATATTGGCGACTTTGGTGTCCGCGATGGCAAGCGTCAAGATCGTTTCGTCGACCTAGTAAAAGCGTTAGACGAGGTGGAAGGCATCGACAGAATTCGTATTTCCTCCATAGAGCCTAACTTATTGACGAATGAGATCATCGAATTTGTCGCTCAATCGAAGCGCTTCGTTCCACATTTCCACATGCCATTGCAATCTGGAAACAATGCGGTGTTAGCGAAGATGCGACGTCGCTATAAGCGTGAGCTCTACAATGAGCGCGTAGCAAAGATTAAGTCTTTGATGCCTGATTGCTGCATAGGGGTAGACGTAATTGTCGGTTTCCCAGGCGAAACGCGCGAGGATTTCATCGATACGTATAACTTTCTGAATGAAATGGATATCTCTTATCTCCATGTTTTCACGTATTCAGAAAGAGAGAACACCATTGCTGCGCAGATGGAAGGTGCTGTACCTGGCGCACAGCGTAGCGACCGCAGTAAGATGTTACATATCTTATCTGAGAAAAAACGTCGTGCATTCTACGAGTCTCAGTTAGGTAAGACCGATATGGTGCTATTTGAAGGCGATGAGAAAGAGGGTTATATGCATGCTTTCTCGAGAAACTATGTGAAAGTGCGTACGCCTTATGACCCCTTATTGGTCAATGAAGTTGTGCCTGTCAAGTTTATCAGCATCGCAGAAAACGGGGATGTAGATATCGAAGAAATCCCAGAACTATTGCTGCATTAA
- a CDS encoding SusC/RagA family TonB-linked outer membrane protein, whose protein sequence is MKKTTRSGKYFWYPKLLKYTGIIDSNCHVIRHFSFSLKVMKLTILILTTCFSVAFSNGKAQSLLFEKDNLTLKEYFKEIKKQTGYVVFGNKTIVTSEDKVLLRLKKIELSDLLTRLSEKNSFDYKIIDRTIFVAKKTVKSDTQDQQNNNIFQSDIRLIIVDSLNHPISGANVNLVSNGQSKPSFIGKSDDKGMVLLRANAGNKINISSVGYTSRTLTITEQQVSAGTFRVRLTAVQHEIDEVSIVNTGYQQINKDRMTGSFSSVTAKDIENSMFSSIDQALEGKIAGLYSASPSGEPGAQAEIRIRGNNSINGNNEPLWVVDGLPLQEGVSSIHDLTYGVIQQSILNHGVGNIAPSDIESITVLKDAAATAIYGAMAANGVIVVTTKRGSEGPLSINYQTNQAYTLAPSMNTFEFMNAAEKINFETELMREFQQRDQIGGRGARLYDDWTKGLMDDATYYKTIEDLSKVNVNWFDELYRPSLSQNHTVSIRAGSPKFWYYTSLRASDEKGSLKTNNFNSVSSKSNIGFKPKENLTIDLDINGSYRQSKNHGSAVDPFKYAVFANPYEKPYNDDGSYAADQSWLSDKSVLSIGYKYPEFNILREMDETFSTQKAADITSTLSVRWNILKSLRLETLGRVGYATNNSENGAYPGTYTSLVNYWAPKIFDAGTNPVEVPAKYNDGFLNVSNGQSLSFSGRASLAYNTTIKEDHYVAAYLGTEIRSSEARSNRSRLVNYDPEYAFGTFPEFPWNPPITSDIQAALAGIANYTYGNKNRAASFFGTLSYSYKDRYVVNGNARFDGAGTIDPKNRFTPLGSISAKWNLHNEPLIQEYLPFISELGIRGGFGYTGNIDRSALPYSWIILSPTKYDENYAARYINYPNPSIKWERKQDRNIGVDFGFFNNKFGGSFNYYDNMVFDLLGPQESPPSFGNPRLVMNGYNLSNKGWELNFNLRLMTKSNFRWMSSFNIGHNTNRVENSKVKDPLGFNDPDYLNKWIGFTANDIEQYATGTTFGYRFAGVNPDNGEAMFYLSERARRTYANAFGINLEDAPLTWEANNTAPGGGISYVNWYMQSLVEIGNEQPQYHGGFSTTFGWKSLELRASFSYIAGQTIRTFDSRNFVYSTTGSNSEIYGPQFNVLKTAIERWQVPGDQTDVPAITKNASRYVMMFTDDRFQRSDYLSLNDISLSYSFPTEITKKLGVKFLKAGFIANNIHVFTKFRSTDIRSGNAFGYPRARKYAFNLQFSF, encoded by the coding sequence ATGAAAAAAACCACTAGAAGTGGAAAGTATTTCTGGTATCCCAAACTTTTAAAGTATACCGGAATAATTGATTCGAATTGCCATGTAATTCGACACTTCAGTTTCTCACTTAAAGTCATGAAACTAACCATCTTAATTCTTACTACCTGCTTCTCAGTTGCGTTTTCGAATGGGAAAGCACAATCGCTACTATTCGAAAAGGACAATCTTACTTTAAAAGAATATTTCAAAGAAATTAAAAAGCAAACGGGCTATGTTGTATTCGGGAATAAAACTATTGTAACGAGCGAGGATAAAGTATTGCTTCGGCTCAAAAAGATTGAGTTATCCGACTTATTAACACGATTATCGGAGAAGAATTCTTTTGACTACAAAATTATCGATCGTACTATTTTTGTAGCGAAAAAAACGGTCAAGAGCGATACTCAGGATCAACAGAATAACAACATCTTTCAAAGTGATATTAGACTCATCATTGTCGATAGTTTAAATCACCCGATATCAGGCGCCAATGTTAATCTCGTATCCAATGGGCAATCGAAACCATCCTTCATTGGGAAATCAGACGATAAAGGAATGGTATTATTAAGAGCAAACGCTGGCAATAAAATCAATATTTCTTCTGTGGGATACACTTCCCGGACCCTGACCATAACAGAACAACAGGTAAGCGCAGGAACCTTTAGAGTCCGGTTGACAGCAGTGCAGCACGAGATCGATGAAGTGTCTATTGTTAATACCGGATACCAACAAATTAACAAGGATAGAATGACCGGGTCTTTTTCTTCGGTTACTGCCAAGGACATTGAAAATAGCATGTTCTCTTCGATCGACCAAGCATTAGAAGGTAAGATTGCCGGGCTTTATTCAGCTTCGCCGAGTGGTGAACCAGGGGCGCAGGCGGAAATTCGCATCCGAGGCAACAACTCCATCAATGGAAACAACGAGCCCCTGTGGGTTGTTGATGGCTTACCTCTTCAGGAAGGGGTATCGTCCATACACGATTTAACCTATGGCGTCATCCAACAGTCCATCCTCAATCATGGGGTAGGCAATATCGCTCCCTCAGACATAGAATCGATTACGGTGTTAAAAGACGCCGCTGCAACAGCGATTTATGGAGCAATGGCGGCCAATGGTGTTATCGTCGTCACTACGAAAAGAGGCTCGGAGGGCCCACTGTCTATTAACTACCAAACCAATCAGGCTTATACCCTTGCTCCTAGCATGAACACCTTCGAATTCATGAATGCCGCTGAAAAAATCAACTTCGAGACGGAGTTGATGCGAGAATTTCAGCAACGCGATCAAATTGGTGGTCGTGGCGCTCGGCTTTACGACGATTGGACCAAAGGATTAATGGATGATGCAACCTATTATAAGACCATCGAAGACTTGAGTAAAGTTAATGTCAATTGGTTCGATGAACTTTATCGCCCCTCGCTTTCCCAAAATCATACGGTTTCCATAAGAGCAGGATCACCCAAGTTCTGGTATTATACCTCGCTACGTGCATCGGATGAAAAAGGATCTTTGAAAACTAACAATTTTAATTCAGTATCCTCGAAATCAAATATAGGATTTAAGCCAAAAGAAAATCTGACCATCGATTTAGATATCAACGGATCATACCGGCAGTCGAAAAACCATGGCTCAGCTGTTGATCCATTCAAATATGCGGTTTTTGCGAACCCTTATGAGAAACCATATAACGATGACGGCAGCTATGCAGCTGATCAATCCTGGCTGAGTGATAAGAGCGTATTGAGCATCGGCTATAAATATCCTGAGTTCAATATTTTAAGAGAAATGGACGAAACCTTCTCTACACAAAAGGCTGCGGATATTACTTCCACCCTAAGTGTTCGCTGGAATATCTTAAAATCACTGCGATTGGAAACACTAGGACGCGTAGGATATGCCACCAATAATTCTGAAAATGGCGCCTACCCCGGAACCTATACGTCATTGGTTAACTATTGGGCACCAAAAATATTTGACGCAGGAACGAACCCAGTTGAAGTACCTGCAAAATACAACGACGGTTTTCTGAATGTCAGTAACGGTCAATCCTTATCCTTTTCCGGACGTGCTTCCTTAGCCTACAATACGACAATCAAAGAAGACCATTACGTAGCGGCTTATTTGGGAACGGAAATCCGCAGTTCAGAAGCCAGGAGTAATCGATCCAGATTAGTGAACTACGATCCTGAATATGCTTTTGGAACTTTCCCAGAATTTCCGTGGAATCCCCCTATAACCAGCGACATACAAGCGGCATTAGCGGGTATCGCGAATTATACCTACGGCAATAAAAACAGAGCGGCTAGCTTTTTCGGGACGCTTTCCTACAGCTACAAAGATCGATATGTTGTCAATGGAAATGCGCGATTCGATGGCGCCGGAACCATTGATCCGAAAAACAGATTTACGCCATTGGGTTCTATTAGTGCAAAATGGAATTTGCATAACGAACCATTGATACAAGAGTATTTGCCTTTTATTTCAGAGCTAGGCATCCGCGGAGGGTTTGGATATACCGGAAATATTGATCGTAGCGCACTCCCCTATTCCTGGATCATACTTTCTCCGACAAAATATGATGAAAACTATGCAGCAAGGTATATAAACTATCCAAATCCAAGCATCAAATGGGAAAGAAAGCAAGATCGAAACATCGGTGTTGACTTCGGTTTCTTCAATAACAAATTTGGGGGAAGCTTCAACTACTATGACAATATGGTGTTCGATTTGCTGGGGCCGCAAGAATCTCCGCCCTCTTTCGGAAACCCGCGTTTAGTCATGAATGGCTATAATCTGTCAAACAAAGGTTGGGAACTAAACTTCAACCTGCGTCTGATGACTAAAAGCAATTTCCGCTGGATGTCATCATTCAATATTGGCCATAATACCAACCGTGTTGAAAACTCTAAAGTAAAAGACCCGTTGGGCTTCAATGACCCAGATTATCTAAACAAATGGATTGGATTTACAGCGAACGATATCGAACAATATGCGACTGGCACAACGTTCGGATATCGCTTTGCTGGAGTTAATCCTGATAATGGCGAAGCGATGTTTTACCTATCCGAGCGAGCACGCCGAACCTATGCAAATGCCTTTGGTATCAACCTTGAAGATGCCCCACTGACCTGGGAAGCAAATAACACAGCTCCAGGCGGCGGAATTAGTTATGTAAATTGGTACATGCAATCGCTTGTTGAAATTGGAAATGAACAACCCCAATATCATGGCGGATTCTCTACTACCTTTGGATGGAAATCTTTAGAACTAAGAGCCTCTTTCAGCTATATCGCGGGGCAAACAATTCGCACATTCGATTCGCGTAACTTCGTATACAGCACGACCGGAAGCAATTCAGAGATTTACGGACCCCAGTTTAATGTGCTGAAAACAGCAATTGAGCGATGGCAAGTACCTGGCGATCAAACGGATGTTCCTGCAATCACTAAAAATGCATCTCGATACGTCATGATGTTTACCGACGACCGCTTTCAGCGCTCTGATTATTTAAGTTTAAATGATATATCCCTGTCCTATTCCTTCCCAACAGAAATAACCAAAAAGTTGGGCGTGAAATTTCTCAAAGCAGGATTCATCGCAAACAATATTCATGTATTTACCAAATTCCGAAGTACGGATATCCGTAGTGGGAATGCTTTTGGATATCCGAGAGCACGTAAGTACGCCTTCAATCTACAATTCTCATTCTAA
- a CDS encoding dihydrofolate reductase, with amino-acid sequence MSYPTFTLIVAASENNAIGKNNQMLWHLPNDFKYFKNNTMDHSIVMGRKTFESIGKALPGRRNIVITRQPTFQAEDVDVANSLQEVMTYCRDEREVFIIGGAQIYQQALPLASKVLLTRVHTEIDDADAYFPVLPAEDWELVSSEAHSKDEKHQFDYTFEVYNRIKK; translated from the coding sequence ATGAGTTATCCAACATTCACATTAATCGTTGCAGCGTCGGAAAACAATGCCATAGGAAAGAACAATCAGATGTTATGGCACCTTCCGAACGACTTTAAATACTTTAAAAACAACACAATGGATCACTCCATTGTTATGGGCAGAAAGACTTTTGAGTCTATTGGCAAAGCTCTTCCCGGCCGTAGAAACATTGTTATTACTCGACAGCCAACTTTTCAGGCTGAGGACGTAGATGTTGCAAACAGCCTGCAGGAGGTCATGACTTATTGCCGTGATGAGCGAGAGGTCTTCATCATTGGTGGTGCCCAAATCTATCAACAGGCGCTTCCCCTTGCTTCTAAAGTTCTTCTAACGCGTGTACATACTGAAATTGATGATGCGGATGCCTACTTCCCTGTATTACCAGCAGAAGATTGGGAGCTTGTATCGTCTGAAGCTCATTCAAAAGATGAAAAACATCAGTTTGACTACACTTTCGAAGTTTATAACAGAATTAAAAAATAA
- a CDS encoding M61 family metallopeptidase yields MNSSIDFQISFIEPQAHYVEMEMHIQGFANTFLDIKMPVWTPGSYLVREFSKNIEQVSAIKENGEDLKIYKVSKNTWRIDNPSDSVLIKYRIYSFEKSVRTNFVDAEHAFLSPAGTFFYIAGQLHHDATVHVNLPSYWSKISTGLPKVDNAENTFYAENFDILFDSPLEIGNQDVWSFEAAGIPHEFAMVGVGSYDKDILSYDIKKIVEEETKLWGSNPNDRYVFITHNYQSAHGGLEHLNSTVLASGRNAYSNAIGYTNFLSLVAHEYFHLWHVKRLRPKALGPFNYDEENYTHLLWIFEGFTAYYDNLITRRCGFRDEVDYLQALVSEFNMVLNKPGHLVQSVGLSSFDTWIKQYRPDENSQNSSISYYNKGAMLACMLDISILAQTNGEKRLDQVLQAAYKQFYLIEGRGIEEAEFRKLAEEVTGTSLGQIFDAAHTCEELDYNAYFNLVGYQFIDQNKANIVPSLGIKVSHHDGRTVIKNIDRYSSAWDDGLNVDDEIVAVNGTRIDPQGRELDLAISSSAIGNTLNIMIAREGLIREIPVTLKASDRVSYYIERNPNATAEQRALGDIWLSLA; encoded by the coding sequence ATGAACAGTAGTATCGATTTTCAAATCTCTTTCATTGAGCCACAAGCCCATTACGTGGAAATGGAGATGCATATTCAAGGTTTCGCCAATACATTCCTAGATATTAAAATGCCAGTATGGACTCCCGGCTCTTATCTTGTACGCGAATTCTCGAAGAACATCGAGCAAGTTTCCGCGATTAAAGAGAATGGTGAGGATTTGAAAATCTATAAAGTATCCAAAAATACCTGGCGTATCGATAATCCAAGCGATAGTGTGCTGATCAAATACCGCATCTATAGCTTCGAAAAGTCTGTTCGTACTAATTTTGTGGATGCTGAACATGCATTCCTAAGCCCTGCAGGCACTTTCTTTTATATCGCAGGGCAACTCCATCACGACGCCACTGTCCATGTAAATCTACCAAGCTATTGGTCAAAGATATCAACGGGTTTACCAAAGGTTGATAACGCCGAAAATACATTCTACGCAGAGAACTTTGATATCCTTTTTGATTCGCCATTAGAAATTGGCAACCAGGATGTATGGAGCTTTGAAGCGGCGGGTATACCACACGAATTTGCGATGGTTGGAGTCGGAAGCTATGATAAAGACATCCTGTCTTACGACATTAAGAAAATCGTGGAAGAGGAAACGAAGTTATGGGGTTCCAATCCAAATGACCGATACGTATTTATTACACATAACTACCAGAGTGCTCACGGCGGCTTGGAACATTTGAATTCGACAGTTTTAGCGTCGGGACGCAATGCTTACTCCAATGCAATCGGGTATACGAACTTTTTGAGCCTTGTGGCACATGAATATTTCCACTTGTGGCACGTGAAACGTTTGCGTCCGAAAGCATTAGGGCCATTTAATTATGACGAAGAGAACTACACGCATCTTCTATGGATATTTGAAGGTTTTACAGCGTACTATGACAATCTTATTACCCGTAGATGTGGCTTCAGAGATGAGGTGGATTACCTGCAGGCTTTAGTAAGCGAGTTCAATATGGTATTGAATAAGCCTGGCCATCTCGTACAATCGGTAGGATTATCAAGCTTCGACACCTGGATAAAGCAGTACCGACCGGATGAGAATTCGCAAAACTCAAGCATTTCCTATTATAATAAAGGTGCTATGTTAGCATGTATGCTCGATATCAGTATCCTCGCGCAAACTAATGGGGAGAAGCGGTTGGATCAGGTATTGCAGGCGGCCTACAAACAGTTTTACCTAATTGAAGGCAGAGGGATTGAGGAAGCGGAATTCAGAAAGCTCGCAGAGGAAGTAACGGGCACAAGCCTTGGTCAAATTTTCGATGCAGCGCATACTTGTGAAGAGCTTGACTATAATGCTTACTTTAACTTAGTAGGCTATCAGTTCATCGATCAAAATAAAGCGAATATTGTTCCTAGTTTGGGAATTAAGGTATCTCATCACGACGGTAGAACGGTAATCAAGAATATTGATCGCTACTCTTCGGCCTGGGATGATGGGCTTAATGTAGACGATGAAATCGTAGCAGTAAACGGCACGAGAATCGACCCGCAGGGTCGTGAGCTCGATCTAGCGATCAGCAGCTCAGCCATTGGAAATACGTTGAATATCATGATCGCGCGTGAAGGATTAATTCGCGAAATCCCTGTTACGTTGAAGGCTAGTGATCGAGTTTCCTATTATATTGAAAGAAATCCGAATGCCACAGCGGAACAACGCGCGTTGGGAGATATATGGTTGTCTTTGGCGTAA
- a CDS encoding FecR family protein — MMYQHKDIAKLIIKSLQSDLSETEQELLLQWLEESPERKDWFNQLNANESFAEETIYMFQSDRMQIKQDLYLRICNEIGLSPKVRPLKKNGSASKYAHWLKIAAVLLLFISLSYYAWNHFIVIVEEPRASKALNEKIEPGTDGAILTLADGRQIVLDSLENKRIALEDGSFATLQKNQIVFPRANENYTENNIHRISTPRGRQYKVILPDGSVAWLNASSSLAFQSNYAEHNRDISITGEVFFDVAKNKKHPFRVFLPNDNQIEVLGTSFNVRSYLDDDLVTTTLLTGSLRFSSPNGYKMNQHILKPGERATFRTKENNEFKIEMLEDPSVEKAWVDGLFSFDGASIAQLMKQIERWYNIEVIFQEETLPHVDLKGEITSDVSIEELIVALNKLGIPCHLKNRTLYINKN, encoded by the coding sequence ATGATGTATCAGCATAAAGACATCGCAAAACTTATCATAAAATCTCTACAATCGGATCTCAGTGAGACCGAACAAGAACTATTGCTGCAATGGTTGGAAGAGTCTCCGGAAAGGAAGGATTGGTTTAACCAGTTAAATGCTAACGAATCTTTCGCCGAAGAAACCATATACATGTTCCAATCTGATCGTATGCAAATAAAGCAAGATCTATATTTGCGGATTTGTAATGAGATTGGATTATCTCCAAAAGTACGCCCACTAAAAAAGAACGGTTCGGCATCCAAATATGCACATTGGTTAAAAATCGCAGCTGTTCTTTTACTTTTCATCAGCCTTTCATATTATGCTTGGAATCACTTTATTGTTATTGTTGAAGAGCCTAGAGCATCGAAAGCACTAAATGAAAAAATTGAACCCGGAACCGACGGTGCGATATTAACACTAGCGGATGGACGGCAGATCGTATTGGATTCTTTGGAGAACAAACGTATAGCACTAGAGGATGGAAGTTTTGCAACACTTCAAAAAAATCAGATAGTATTCCCTAGAGCAAATGAAAACTATACAGAAAACAACATTCATCGTATCAGCACGCCAAGAGGCAGGCAATATAAAGTGATACTCCCCGATGGATCCGTCGCTTGGCTGAATGCCTCGAGCAGTTTAGCGTTTCAAAGCAACTACGCTGAACATAATAGAGATATATCGATTACGGGAGAGGTATTTTTCGATGTCGCAAAAAATAAAAAACATCCATTTCGTGTATTTCTTCCCAACGACAATCAAATTGAAGTGTTAGGGACTTCGTTTAATGTGAGGTCTTATTTAGATGATGACCTTGTAACCACCACACTATTAACTGGATCTCTCCGTTTTTCATCCCCTAATGGCTATAAAATGAATCAACATATCTTAAAGCCGGGCGAACGAGCAACATTTCGAACGAAAGAAAACAATGAATTCAAAATTGAGATGCTAGAAGATCCATCGGTAGAAAAAGCTTGGGTCGATGGACTTTTTAGTTTCGACGGCGCCAGCATAGCTCAGTTAATGAAACAAATTGAACGCTGGTACAACATAGAAGTGATATTCCAAGAAGAAACGCTTCCCCATGTAGATCTTAAAGGTGAGATTACCAGCGATGTTTCTATTGAAGAACTCATCGTCGCACTTAACAAGTTAGGAATTCCATGCCACCTAAAAAACAGGACGCTATACATCAATAAAAACTAA
- a CDS encoding RNA polymerase sigma factor — translation MTLPNELNLLFREFQNGNEAAFSRIYDQYYIPLSIYALKYVSEVDAQDVLADLFISLWQRRCDFGNLDDVKSYLYVSVKNRCINVLKRTSVRTEHQSKLLIELETLQSSQNEMELMHAELINQIWLEIESLPPKMREVFLLTYRDGIKPASIAQRLQLSVQTVRNQKHSALQRLRAIFGDSILSYILLLLNSPSFFVSSITKN, via the coding sequence ATGACTCTACCGAATGAACTAAATCTGCTTTTCCGGGAATTTCAAAATGGAAATGAAGCAGCTTTTTCAAGAATATACGATCAGTATTATATTCCTTTATCCATCTACGCCCTAAAATATGTAAGTGAGGTCGACGCTCAAGATGTCCTTGCCGATCTATTCATCAGCTTATGGCAAAGACGTTGCGACTTTGGCAATCTGGATGACGTGAAGAGTTACCTATATGTTTCAGTTAAGAATCGTTGTATAAACGTATTAAAGCGCACAAGTGTTCGAACGGAACATCAATCTAAACTGTTAATTGAGTTAGAAACACTGCAAAGTTCCCAAAATGAAATGGAACTGATGCATGCTGAATTGATTAATCAAATTTGGCTAGAAATAGAGAGCCTACCTCCTAAAATGAGAGAAGTTTTTCTTCTGACTTATAGAGACGGAATAAAACCAGCTAGCATTGCGCAAAGACTACAGTTGAGCGTTCAAACCGTGCGAAACCAAAAGCACAGTGCCTTACAACGTTTAAGAGCGATATTTGGAGATAGCATACTCTCCTACATTCTACTGCTTCTCAACAGCCCATCCTTTTTCGTTTCCTCCATCACTAAAAACTAA
- a CDS encoding thymidylate synthase, whose amino-acid sequence MRQYLELLEHVYQNGVVKTDRTGTGTKSVFGYQMRFNLKEGFPLVTTKKLHLRSIIHELIWFLKGETNIQYLKENGVSIWDEWADENGNLGPVYGSQWRSWPKPDGGHIDQITQVINQLKNTPDSRRIIVSAWNVAEVENMALPPCHAFFQFYVAPAEPEKGIHKPQLSCQLYQRSADIFLGVPFNIASYALLTMMVAQVCDMEAAEFVHTLGDAHIYSNHFEQTELQLSRDPKPLPKMIINPDVKDIFDFKFSDFELEDYEFHPHIKAPVAV is encoded by the coding sequence ATGAGACAGTATTTGGAGTTATTGGAGCATGTTTATCAAAATGGTGTTGTTAAGACCGATAGAACAGGCACCGGAACGAAAAGTGTTTTTGGATATCAGATGCGTTTCAACCTGAAGGAAGGGTTTCCGTTGGTAACAACCAAGAAGCTACACCTACGCTCCATCATTCATGAATTAATCTGGTTCCTGAAAGGGGAAACCAATATTCAATATTTGAAAGAGAACGGTGTGAGTATTTGGGACGAATGGGCTGACGAAAATGGCAATCTGGGTCCGGTTTATGGGTCGCAATGGCGTTCCTGGCCTAAACCTGATGGGGGCCACATCGATCAAATCACACAGGTGATCAATCAATTAAAAAATACTCCTGATTCCAGACGCATTATTGTTTCAGCATGGAATGTTGCTGAGGTCGAAAACATGGCTTTACCTCCATGTCATGCCTTTTTTCAATTTTATGTTGCTCCGGCAGAACCTGAAAAAGGGATTCATAAGCCGCAGCTATCTTGCCAACTATACCAACGCAGTGCTGATATCTTCTTAGGAGTACCTTTCAATATCGCATCTTATGCGCTATTGACCATGATGGTTGCTCAGGTTTGCGACATGGAAGCCGCTGAGTTTGTACATACGCTAGGGGATGCCCATATTTATAGCAATCACTTCGAGCAGACGGAATTACAGCTATCCAGAGATCCGAAACCACTTCCGAAAATGATTATCAACCCGGATGTCAAAGATATCTTTGATTTCAAATTCTCGGATTTTGAACTGGAAGACTACGAATTCCATCCGCATATTAAAGCACCTGTTGCCGTATAA